In Marivirga salinae, a single window of DNA contains:
- a CDS encoding DUF6630 family protein, giving the protein MSKKKETSISELIIFGSMQLLISVILLFNGFTYITDHFVNDGQIENGSTKQKGLLAFMSLLEKGWWKYLIVLIFGTIGFLMLKEARNKLSKSSKSNNLNPKTKINNLPKEKFMTVDIESQKEGYKEIVRLCSSNTNREELINFIESLKNYNGDKNYYNTLNYVMEHFDNNSIHLIMALDWKQEITDLKWRIESALKSNFRVTADLPDPSKYGEDKAVSDKNVFIDYNNSINREGFELSFVDTDSDEYVIIVNKLQDSTKIATAIDKIGYERLSADSHKINGAK; this is encoded by the coding sequence ATGAGTAAGAAGAAAGAGACTTCAATTTCAGAATTAATAATTTTTGGTTCGATGCAATTATTAATATCCGTTATACTTCTATTTAATGGATTCACTTACATAACTGATCATTTCGTCAATGATGGTCAAATCGAAAATGGTTCTACAAAGCAAAAAGGCTTGTTAGCGTTTATGTCTTTATTAGAAAAAGGATGGTGGAAATATTTAATAGTCTTAATATTTGGCACGATTGGATTTTTGATGCTAAAAGAGGCAAGAAATAAGCTGAGCAAGTCATCAAAAAGTAACAACTTGAATCCAAAAACTAAAATAAATAATCTGCCAAAAGAAAAATTTATGACTGTTGATATAGAAAGTCAAAAGGAAGGATATAAAGAAATAGTAAGGCTATGCTCATCTAATACAAATAGAGAAGAGTTGATTAATTTCATAGAATCCTTAAAAAACTATAATGGAGATAAAAACTATTACAATACATTAAATTATGTAATGGAACATTTTGACAACAATTCTATACACTTGATTATGGCTCTTGATTGGAAACAGGAAATCACTGATTTAAAGTGGAGAATTGAATCAGCACTAAAAAGTAATTTCCGAGTAACAGCAGACTTACCCGATCCATCAAAATATGGAGAAGACAAAGCTGTTTCCGATAAAAACGTTTTTATTGATTACAATAATTCAATAAATAGAGAAGGATTTGAGCTTTCATTTGTTGACACAGATTCAGATGAATATGTAATAATCGTCAATAAACTTCAAGATTCTACAAAAATTGCCACAGCAATCGATAAAATTGGATATGAACGCTTATCGGCTGATTCTCATAAAATTAACGGGGCTAAATAA